A single Callithrix jacchus isolate 240 chromosome 4, calJac240_pri, whole genome shotgun sequence DNA region contains:
- the LOC100400731 gene encoding glutathione S-transferase A3 isoform X1, which translates to MAGKPKLHYFNARGRMEPIRWLLAAAGVEFEEQFLESAEDLEKLKNDGYLMFQQVPMVEIDGMKLVQSRAILNYIASKYDLYGKDLKERALIDMYTEGMADLYEMILLLPLCRPEEKDTKIALIQEKTKNRYFPAFEKVLKSHEQDYLVGNKLSRADIQLVELLYFVEELDPSLISSFPLLQALKTRISNLPTLKKFLQPGSPRKPPTNAKSVEEARKIFKF; encoded by the exons ATGGCCGGGAAGCCCAAGCTTCACTACTTCAATGCACGGGGCAGAATGGAGCCCATCCGGTGGCTCTTGGCTGCAGCTGGAGTGGAG TTTGAAGAGCAATTTCTAGAATCTGCAGAAGAtttggaaaagttaaaaaatg atGGGTATTTAATGTTCCAGCAAGTGCCAATGGTTGAGATTGATGGGATGAAGCTGGTGCAGAGCAGAGCCATTCTCAACTACATTGCCAGCAAATATGATCTCTATGGGAAAGACCTAAAGGAGAGAGCCCT gATTGATATGTATACAGAAGGTATGGCAGATTTGTATGAAATGATCCTTCTTCTGCCCTTATGCCGACCTGAGGAAAAAGACACCAAGATTGCCTTGatccaagagaaaacaaaaaatcgcTATTTCCCTGCCTTCGAAAAA GTGTTAAAGAGCCACGAACAAGACTACCTTGTTGGCAACAAGCTGAGCCGGGCTGACATTCAGCTGGTGGAACTTCTCTACTTTGTGGAAGAGCTTGACCCCAGCCTTATCTCCAGCTTCCCTCTGCTGCAG GCCCTGAAAACCAGAATCAGCAACCTGCCCACGCTGAAGAAGTTTCTGCAGCCTGGCAGCCCAAGGAAGCCTCCTACAAATGCGAAATCTGTAGAAGAAGCAAGGAAGATTTTCAAGTTTTAA
- the LOC100400731 gene encoding glutathione S-transferase A3 isoform X2: MFQQVPMVEIDGMKLVQSRAILNYIASKYDLYGKDLKERALIDMYTEGMADLYEMILLLPLCRPEEKDTKIALIQEKTKNRYFPAFEKVLKSHEQDYLVGNKLSRADIQLVELLYFVEELDPSLISSFPLLQALKTRISNLPTLKKFLQPGSPRKPPTNAKSVEEARKIFKF; the protein is encoded by the exons ATGTTCCAGCAAGTGCCAATGGTTGAGATTGATGGGATGAAGCTGGTGCAGAGCAGAGCCATTCTCAACTACATTGCCAGCAAATATGATCTCTATGGGAAAGACCTAAAGGAGAGAGCCCT gATTGATATGTATACAGAAGGTATGGCAGATTTGTATGAAATGATCCTTCTTCTGCCCTTATGCCGACCTGAGGAAAAAGACACCAAGATTGCCTTGatccaagagaaaacaaaaaatcgcTATTTCCCTGCCTTCGAAAAA GTGTTAAAGAGCCACGAACAAGACTACCTTGTTGGCAACAAGCTGAGCCGGGCTGACATTCAGCTGGTGGAACTTCTCTACTTTGTGGAAGAGCTTGACCCCAGCCTTATCTCCAGCTTCCCTCTGCTGCAG GCCCTGAAAACCAGAATCAGCAACCTGCCCACGCTGAAGAAGTTTCTGCAGCCTGGCAGCCCAAGGAAGCCTCCTACAAATGCGAAATCTGTAGAAGAAGCAAGGAAGATTTTCAAGTTTTAA